One Alligator mississippiensis isolate rAllMis1 chromosome 1, rAllMis1, whole genome shotgun sequence genomic window carries:
- the DDX3X gene encoding ATP-dependent RNA helicase DDX3X isoform X1, with protein MSHVAVENALSLDQQFAGLDLNSSDSQSGGGTASKGRYIPPHLRNREASKQGSWSPGASGFCSSAADTSPSMQDSPSWDSGRGGNGYMNGYARDSRMNGYDRDRCGFGSRGGSGRDDRGYDSGWSSSRDKDAYSSFGGRSDRGAKSSFFDRGSESRGGRYEDRGRGGDYDRSGFGGRSDRGFGGGSRWSDKSDEDDWSKPLAPSERLEQELFSGGNTGINFEKYDDIPVEATGNNCPPHIESFSDVDMGEIIMGNIELTRYTRPTPVQKHAIPIIKEKRDLMACAQTGSGKTAAFLLPILSQIYTDGPGDALRAMKENGRYGRRKQYPISLVLAPTRELAVQIYEEARKFSYRSRVRPCVVYGGADIGQQIRDLERGCHLLVATPGRLVDMMERGKIGLDFCKYLVLDEADRMLDMGFEPQIRRIVEQDTMPPKGVRQTMMFSATFPKEIQMLARDFLDEYIFLAVGRVGSTSENITQKVVWVEEMDKRSFLLDLLNATGKDSLTLVFVETKKGADALEDFLYHEGYACTSIHGDRSQRDREEALHQFRSGRSPILVATAVAARGLDISNVKHVINFDLPSDIEEYVHRIGRTGRVGNLGLATSFFNERNINITKDLLDLLVEAKQEVPSWLENMAYEQLHKGGGSRGRSKSSRFSGGFGARDYRTSSGSSSSSFSGSRPPSSRSSGGSRGFGGGGGGGSYGGFYNSDGYGGNYNSGGVDWWGN; from the exons ATGAGTCATGTGGCGGTGGAAAATGCCCTCAGTCTAGACCAGCAG TTTGCTGGTCTAGACTTGAATTCCTCAGACTCTCAGAGTGGAGGAGGCACAGCAAGCA aagGTCGCTACATTCCTCCTCACTTGCGGAACAGAGAAGCTTCAAAACAGG GAAGCTGGAGCCCAGGGGCCTCTGGCTTCTGTTCATCTGCTGCTGACACTTCACCTTCCATGCAAG ATTCCCCCAGCTGGGACTCTGGTCGTGGAGGTAATGGCTATATGAATGGCTATGCCCGAGACAGCCGGATGAATGGCTATGACCGTGATCGCTGTGGGTTTGGATCTAGAGGAGGATCTGGACGTGATGACAGAG GGTATGACAGCGGGTGGAGTTCCAGTAGAGACAAGGATGCATACAGCAGCTTTGGTGGTCGAAGTGATCGTGGAGCAAAATCAAGCTTCTTTGACCGTGGAAGTGAGTCAAGGGGAGGAAG ATATGAGGACCGTGGAAGAGGTGGTGACTATGATAGGAGTGGTTTTGGTGGCAGATCTGACCGTGGATTTGGAGGTGGGTCACGCTGGTCTGATAAATCTGATGAAGATGACTGGTCAAAACCACTTGCACCAAGTGAACGTCTAGAACA AGAACTCTTCTCCGGAGGCAATACTGGTATTAACTTTGAGAAATATGATGACATTCCTGTTGAAGCAACAGGCAACAACTGTCCTCCACATATTGAGAGt TTCAGTGATGTTGACATGGGAGAGATCATCATGGGAAACATTGAGCTTACTCGATACACCCGTCCCACTCCAGTCCAGAAACATGCTATACCTATTATCAAAGAAAAGAGAGATTTGATGGCATGTGCCCAGACAG GGTCTGGGAAAACAGCTGCATTTCTTCTGCCAATATTGAGTCAGATCTATACAGATGGCCCAGGTGATGCTCTGAGGGCTATGAAG GAAAACGGAAGGTATGGACGCCGCAAGCAGTACCCAATCTCACTAGTTCTGGCACCAACTAGAGAACTGGCCGTGCAGATATATGAAGAAGCCAGGAAG TTTTCGTACCGTTCCAGAGTCCGTCCTTGTGTTGTCTATGGTGGTGCTGACATTGGTCAACAGATACGTGACTTGGAACGTGGATGTCACTTGCTTGTTGCGACTCCAGGGCGCCTGGTTGATATGATGGAGAGGGGAAAAATTGGATTGGATTTCTGCAA GTATCTAGTATTAGATGAAGCTGATCGGATGCTTGATATGGGGTTTGAACCTCAAATTCGTCGTATTGTTGAACAAGATACAATGCCACCAAAGGGTGTTCGTCAGACCATGATGTTTAGTGCCACTTTTCCCAAGGAAATCCAG ATGCTTGCTCGTGACTTCCTAGATGAGTATATCTTTCTGGCTGTTGGCAGAGTGGGCTCAACATCTGAGAACATCACGCAGAAAGTAGTGTGGGTGGAAGAGATGGATAAACGGTCATTTTTGCTTGACCTCCTAAATGCTACAG GCAAAGATTCACTGACTCTGGTGTTTGTGGAGACTAAAAAGGGAGCTGATGCTTTGGAAGACTTCTTGTATCATGAAGGATATGCTTGTACAAGTATCCACGGAGACCGTTCTCAGAGGGACAGAGAGGAAGCACTGCATCAGTTCCGCTCAGGCAGAAGCCCAATTCTTGTTGCCACAGCC GTAGCAGCAAGAGGATTGGACATCTCAAATGTAAAGCATGTCATAAACTTTGACTTGCCAAGTGACATTGAAGAGTATGTACATCGTATTGGTCGTACAGGCCGTGTGGGAAACCTTG gtcttgcCACCTCATTCTTCAATGAGAGGAATATAAACATCACCAAGGACTTGCTAGATCTCCTTGTTGAAGCTAAACAAGAAGTGCCATCTTGGCTGGAAAATATGGCTTACGAACAGCTTCACAAGGGTGGTGGCAGTCGTGGACGTTCAAAGAG